The genome window CGACATTCCGAATGTGGGTGAGACCAAACTTAAAAATCTTGATGAAGACGGAATTATTACAATCGGTGCCGAGGTCAGAGTCGGGGACATACTTGTTGGAAAAGTAACACCCAAAGGAGAAACACAACTTACTCCAGAAGAGCGGCTCCTACGCTCTATTTTTGGAGAAAAGGCAAAAGATGTTAAGGATACTTCGCTTCGAATGGAGGGTAGCAAACGTGGGCGAGTGATAGGGGTGAAAGTATTTTCGCGAGAAAATGGAGACAATCTTGATTCAGGCATAATAAAACGAATCCATGTGACTGTTGCACAGCTAAGGAATGTATCAGTCGGCGACAAGCTTGCCGGACGACACGGGAACAAAGGAGTAATTTCAAGAATTCTTCCCGAAGAAGATATGCCGTTTTCAAAAGAAGGTGAGCCGATTGATGTAATACTCACTCCTCTAGGGGTGCCATCTCGCATGAATCTGGGACAGATTTTAGAGCTTCACCTTGGACTTGCCGCACACGCTCTCAATTACCAAGCAATCGTACCATCGTTTGCCGGCGCAACGGGAAATGAGATAAAAGAGGAATTAAAAAAAGCTGGTTTTGCAGAAAATGGAAAAATGACACTCTACGACGGGAGAACCGGCGAGGCATTTGAACAGGATGTGGCAGTTGGATATATGTATATACTGAAACTTCATCATATGGTTGAGGACAAAATACACATGCGTTCAATCGGCCCATATTCACTCATCACACAACAGCCACTCGGAGGTAAGGCGCAAGCAGGCGGACAAAGATTTGGAGAAATGGAAGTATGGGCACTACTCGGATATGGTGCCGCGTACACACTTCGTGAAATGCTTACCATCAAATCAGACGACATCGTAGGGCGTTCCGCTGCGTTTGATGCAATTGTTAAAGGAGAAAAAATAAGCCACCCGCATACTCCTGCGGCATTTAATGTATTGCTCAACAACCTGCGCGGCTTGGCACTTGATGTATTGCTCAAAAAACCGGAAATAGAACATGAAAAAAGCACTACTGAATAATCTCGCCCTCCAAAGTTTTGCAAAGCAAAATTTAGGAGGGTAAAATATATGAATTCCGTTAGAGATAACAAAAGTTAGAATAATAAAAAAACACAAAATATTTAACGGTTCCGTATAAAACATAAAATATGAAAAATCGAGAAATTAAAAACAATATAATTAATAATAGTTTCCCTAGAATTTTCTAGCGGAACCTATCTCTAACGGGATGAAAAAATCAGCATTTAACACATCAAATTTTGAATCTATTACGCTCAAACTTGCGTCCCCGGACGTAATTCTTGATTGGTCATTTGGAGAAGTTACAAAACCAGAAACCATCAATTACCGAACCCAACGTGCAGAAAAAAGTGGTCTTTTTGATGAAAAGATTTTTGGTCCTGAAAAAGACTATGAGTGTTATTGTGGAAAGTATCGCGGTATTCGGTACAAGGGTATTGTATGCGAGAAGTGCGGTGTTGAGGTAACCCGTTCAATAGTCAGACGCGAGAGGATGGGACATATTGCTCTCGCAACACCGGTGTCGCATATATGGTTTTTACGTGGTATTCCCTCGCGGATCAGTCTTATCTTGGGAATTTCAGCAAGTGATGTAGAAAAGGTTGTTTATTTTGCCGGATATATTATTACCAAAGTTATTAAGGACGAGAAGGAAAAACTACTCAAAGAACTTGATATTGAATACAAAACTAAAACAAAGAAAGCTACAGACATAAAAACAAAAACAAAACTTAAGGAGCTTTTGGTAAATGCAAAGCAGGAGATAGAAAGTATTACTGAAGGGGCCGTACTTGATGAGCTCACCTACCACAAATTTGCCGTCCGCTATGGATCATTATTTGAGGCTGCAATAGGAGCGGAAGCAATATACAATATTTTAAAAAACATCAACATGCCTGCGCTTCTTGAAAAGCTTGAAACACGGATTCTAAAAGCCGGTTCAGTTGAACGAGAAAAACTCAACAAGAGAATAAGTCTCATCAAATCAATGATTAAAACCAACATTCGACCGGAGTGGATGTTTTTAAAAAACATTCCCGTCATTCCACCAGCACTCCGTCCAATGGTTGCACTCGAAGGCGGACGTCACGCCACTTCAGACGTCAATGATCTATACCGAAGGGTTATTAACCGAAACAATCGTCTTAAGAAGCTACTCGAAATAAAAGCCCCGGATGTTATCCTGCGCAATGAAAAGAGAATTCTTCAGGAGGCCGTTGATGCACTACTTGATAACTCAATCAGGCATGGTGGCACGCTATTTTCAGCGATGAGCCAAGCACAACGAAGACCGCTTAAATCACTCTCCGACTATCTCAAAGGAAAACAAGGATATTTCAGGCAGAACCTGCTCGGGAAACGAGTAGACTATTCTGGTCGTTCGGTCATTGTTATCGGTCCAGATCTCAAACTTGATGAATGCGGACTTCCAAAACATATGGCACTTGAGTTGTTCAGACCATTTGTCATTGCAAAACTTCTGGAAAAAGAACTTGCGTATAACATTCGCGGTGCCGGCCGGCTCATAGATGAGGGCATACCCGAAGTATGGGCAATTCTTGAAGAGGTTATAGCTGGCAAATATGTACTCTTAAATCGTGCACCTACATTACACCGCCAAGGAGTTCAGGCATTTCGACCTATACTCATTGAAGGAAATGCAATTCAAATTCATCCACTCGTGTGTTCTGCATTTAATGCGGACTTTGACGGCGACCAAATGGCAGTGCATATTCCGCTTTCAGATGAAGCTCAAAAGGAGGCAGAAATGATAATGTCTGCAAATAAAAATATTTTGAAACCTGGCAATGGCGACGTGGTGGTCTCAACAAACAAACAAGATATTATACTTGGTTGTTATTGGATGACCAAAATCATAGAGAACGACAAAGGAGAGGGAAAAATATTTCCAACCCCAAACACCGCAATCAGTGCGTACGATTTTAGTGAAGTCGGTTTCAGGGCAAAGATTAAAGTGTTACCAACTGATAATCTGAAATATACAGCGTTTGAAGGAAAAGTATTTGAAACATCGGTGGGGAGACTTTTATTTAACAGTATTTTGCCAAGCGACTATCCATTCATTAATGATGAAATTACCAGCGCGAGTATGACTATACTTGTAAATAACCTTATCAAGAAATACGGTCTTGATAGTATCCCCGAAATCATAAATAAAATTAAAGTATTTGGATTCACCTACGCCACACGCTCAGGAATTACGTTTGGAATTGATGACATTAAAGTTCCAAAGGGCAAGACAGATTTAATAAAGAAGGCAAAGGAACAATCTGAAGAAGTACTCAAGCAGTACAATGAGGGACTGCTCTCGCAGGAAGAAAAACGACGCAAGAATATTGAAATATGGCATGCTGCGAAAGATGAAATTGAAAAACTGGTTCCGGCATCAATTGAAAAAAATGGCTCGATGTACGATATGTGGAAATCAGGCTCACGAGGATCAATCGGTCAAATTTCCCAGATGTCAGGAATGAAGGGACTTATTCAAAACACGCGTGGAGAAACCATTGAGTTTCCCATTGTTGCATCCATGAAGGAGGGACTTACGCCGATTGAGTACTTTATTACGACTCACGGGTCACGAAAGGGACTTGCTGATACAGCACTTAACACCGCGCGGGCAGGATATCTTACGAGGAGACTTTTTGATGTTGCACAAGACGCGATAATCGGAGAAGATGATTGCGGCAGCAAAGAGGGAGTGACTATAAGTAGAGTAAGCGCATCTGGTATTGAGATATCATTTGCTAAAAATATACGAGGTAGACTACTCGCCACTCCTGTTCTTGACGGAAAAGGAAAAACATTGTTTGGAAAGGGCACCATGCTTTCGGATGAAGATGCACAAGTAATTGAAGAATCAAACATAGACAGTGTTTCAGTCCACTCCCCAATGGTGTGCAAATCGCTTTATGGTATTTGTCGTAAGTGTTATGGAATTGATTTAACAACCAATGAATTAATTGATATAGGGGAAGCCGTTGGTACTATTGCCGCCCAAGCTATTGGGGAGCCGGGAACTCAACTTACTATGAGAACGTTCCATTCAGGTGGTACTGCTACTGTCGGTGGAGATATCACTCAAGGACTTCCGCGAGTTGAAGAAGTGTTTGAAAAACGAGCTCCCAAAAGTGCGGCGGCAATTGCAAAAGTATCTGGAACGGTATCCGAAATAAAAGATGATGGAAAAGAGAAATTAATTATTTTGCTACCAGATGAAAAATTAGCCAAAACTTCAAAGAAGAAAATTGAGTACCCAGTTCATTTCAGAAGAATGGTACTGGTGAAAGTAGGAGATAAAGTTAAGAAGGGTGATTTTCTGACTGATGGCTCTGCGCACATTGACGAGCTTCACATTTTTGGCAGCAAAGAAAAAGCACAGAATTATATTATTAGCGAGATAAGCAAAATTTACGAACTACAAGGAGCATCAATCTCACGCAAACATATTGAAGTAATTATTCGGCAGATGTTCTCACGCCAAAAGGTGAAAGACCCAGGAGACACTGGTTTTACCACGGGCGAGGTTGTTGAGGAACGCGAAATTATAAAAGCGAATACCGAAGCACAAAAGAACAAGAAAACACCTGCGACTGTCGAATCGCTTATACTCGGCATTACTGAAGTGTCTCTTTCGCGAAAAAGCTTTCTTTCAGCTGCTTCATTTCAAAACACCCCTCGGATTCTCATTAATGCCGCTATTCGTGGAAGTGAGGACAAACTGATTGGGCTTAAAGAAAATGTCATCATTGGAAGATTGATACCTGCCGGCAGTGGTTTCTCAGGAAGTCCAAAGGCTATAATGGTGGAAAAGGTTGCCCAAGAGAGAGAAAACAAATAAAATTTAGTGCAATAGTTTTTTTACTCGTGTGTTGCGTAAATCCTTACTCTCGTTTTGTTGTAGGCAAAGCAGATTGTAACAAAATATGCCATCTTCAAATGTAGAACAAATAAAAGACAGGCTGGGGATTATTGAAGTAATCAGCACCTATATAAAACTTGAAAAGGCTGGTAGCAACATGAAGGCGCGTTGTCCTTTTCACAATGAAAAGACCCCATCATTTTTTGTTTCACCGTCCAGGAACACTTTTTATTGTTTTGGTTGTGGAGAAAAAGGAGATATTTTCACCTTCATCGAAAAGTTTGAGGGACTGGATTTCCAAGGCGCTTTGCGATTACTTGGCACGCGTGCCGGTGTGTCTATTGTATTTGAAAGCAAAGAATCACAAGGGCAGCGCGAAAGGCTCTACGGAATTTTGGAAAGTGCTACCCGTTATTTTGAAAATAATCTTGAAGAAAATCGCGACGTGCTCTCATATCTCAAAGAACGTTCTCTCTCAAAACAAACGCTCACACTTTGGAGAATCGGTTATGCACTCTCCGACTGGCGGACACTCCACGACCATCTCACTCATCAGGGATTTTCAACTGTGGAAATTGAAGAAGCAGGATTGATTAAAAAGAGTGGGCGGGAAGAAATGTC of Patescibacteria group bacterium contains these proteins:
- the rpoC gene encoding DNA-directed RNA polymerase subunit beta', whose translation is MKKSAFNTSNFESITLKLASPDVILDWSFGEVTKPETINYRTQRAEKSGLFDEKIFGPEKDYECYCGKYRGIRYKGIVCEKCGVEVTRSIVRRERMGHIALATPVSHIWFLRGIPSRISLILGISASDVEKVVYFAGYIITKVIKDEKEKLLKELDIEYKTKTKKATDIKTKTKLKELLVNAKQEIESITEGAVLDELTYHKFAVRYGSLFEAAIGAEAIYNILKNINMPALLEKLETRILKAGSVEREKLNKRISLIKSMIKTNIRPEWMFLKNIPVIPPALRPMVALEGGRHATSDVNDLYRRVINRNNRLKKLLEIKAPDVILRNEKRILQEAVDALLDNSIRHGGTLFSAMSQAQRRPLKSLSDYLKGKQGYFRQNLLGKRVDYSGRSVIVIGPDLKLDECGLPKHMALELFRPFVIAKLLEKELAYNIRGAGRLIDEGIPEVWAILEEVIAGKYVLLNRAPTLHRQGVQAFRPILIEGNAIQIHPLVCSAFNADFDGDQMAVHIPLSDEAQKEAEMIMSANKNILKPGNGDVVVSTNKQDIILGCYWMTKIIENDKGEGKIFPTPNTAISAYDFSEVGFRAKIKVLPTDNLKYTAFEGKVFETSVGRLLFNSILPSDYPFINDEITSASMTILVNNLIKKYGLDSIPEIINKIKVFGFTYATRSGITFGIDDIKVPKGKTDLIKKAKEQSEEVLKQYNEGLLSQEEKRRKNIEIWHAAKDEIEKLVPASIEKNGSMYDMWKSGSRGSIGQISQMSGMKGLIQNTRGETIEFPIVASMKEGLTPIEYFITTHGSRKGLADTALNTARAGYLTRRLFDVAQDAIIGEDDCGSKEGVTISRVSASGIEISFAKNIRGRLLATPVLDGKGKTLFGKGTMLSDEDAQVIEESNIDSVSVHSPMVCKSLYGICRKCYGIDLTTNELIDIGEAVGTIAAQAIGEPGTQLTMRTFHSGGTATVGGDITQGLPRVEEVFEKRAPKSAAAIAKVSGTVSEIKDDGKEKLIILLPDEKLAKTSKKKIEYPVHFRRMVLVKVGDKVKKGDFLTDGSAHIDELHIFGSKEKAQNYIISEISKIYELQGASISRKHIEVIIRQMFSRQKVKDPGDTGFTTGEVVEEREIIKANTEAQKNKKTPATVESLILGITEVSLSRKSFLSAASFQNTPRILINAAIRGSEDKLIGLKENVIIGRLIPAGSGFSGSPKAIMVEKVAQERENK